A portion of the Pan troglodytes isolate AG18354 chromosome 10, NHGRI_mPanTro3-v2.0_pri, whole genome shotgun sequence genome contains these proteins:
- the B3GNT4 gene encoding N-acetyllactosaminide beta-1,3-N-acetylglucosaminyltransferase 4 isoform X2, with the protein MLCRLGWLVSYSLAVLLLGCLLFLRKEAKPAGDPMAHQPFWAPPTPRHSRCPPNHTVSSASLSLPSRHRLFLTYRHCRNFSILLEPSGCSKDTFLVLAIKSQPGHVERRAAIRSTWGRVGGWARGRQLKLVFLLGVAGPAPPAQLLAYESREFDDILQWDFTEDFFNLTLKELHLQRWVVAACPQAHFMLKGDDDVFVHVPNVLEFLDGWDPAQDLLVGDVIRQALPNRNTKVKYFIPPSMYKATHYPPYAGGGGYVMSRATVRRLQAIMEEAELFPIDDVFVGMCLRRLGLSPMHHAGFKTFGIRRPLDPLDPCLYRGLLLVHRLSPLEMWTMWALVTDEGLKCAAGPIPQR; encoded by the coding sequence ATGCTCTGCAGGCTGGGCTGGCTGGTCTCGTACAGCTTGGCTGTGCTGTTGCTCGGCTGCCTGCTCTTCCTGAGGAAGGAGGCCAAGCCCGCAGGAGACCCCATGGCCCACCAGCCTTTCTGGGCTCCCCCAACACCCCGTCACAGCCGGTGTCCACCCAACCACACAGTGTCTAGCGCCTCTCTGTCCCTGCCTAGCCGTCACCGTCTCTTCTTGACCTATCGTCACTGCCGAAATTTCTCTATCTTGCTGGAGCCTTCAGGCTGTTCCAAGGATACCTTCTTGGTCCTGGCCATCAAGTCACAGCCTGGTCACGTGGAGCGACGTGCGGCTATCCGCAGCacgtggggcagggtggggggctgGGCTAGGGGCCGGCAGCTGAAGCTGGTGTTCCTCCTAGGGGTGGCAGGACCCGCTCCCCCAGCCCAGCTGCTGGCCTATGAGAGTAGGGAGTTTGATGACATCCTCCAGTGGGACTTCACTGAGGACTTCTTCAACCTGACGCTCAAGGAGCTGCACCTGCAGCGCTGGGTGGTGGCTGCCTGCCCCCAGGCCCATTTCATGCTAAAGGGAGATGACGATGTCTTTGTCCACGTCCCCAACGTGTTAGAGTTCCTGGATGGCTGGGACCCGGCCCAGGACCTCCTGGTGGGAGATGTCATCCGCCAAGCCCTGCCCAACAGGAACACTAAGGTCAAATACTTCATCCCACCCTCAATGTACAAAGCCACCCACTACCCACCCTATGCTGGTGGGGGAGGATATGTCATGTCCCGAGCCACAGTGCGGCGCCTCCAGGCTATCATGGAAGAGGCTGAACTCTTCCCCATTGATGATGTCTTTGTGGGTATGTGCCTGAGGAGGCTGGGGCTGAGCCCCATGCACCATGCTGGCTTCAAGACATTTGGAATCCGGCGGCCCCTGGACCCCTTAGACCCCTGCCTGTATAGGGGGCTCCTGCTGGTGCACCGCCTCAGCCCCCTCGAGATGTGGACCATGTGGGCACTGGTGACAGATGAGGGACTCAAGTGTGCAGCTGGCCCCATACCCCAGCGCTGA
- the B3GNT4 gene encoding N-acetyllactosaminide beta-1,3-N-acetylglucosaminyltransferase 4 isoform X1, with protein sequence MLPPQPSAAHQGRGGRSGLLPKGPAMLCRLGWLVSYSLAVLLLGCLLFLRKEAKPAGDPMAHQPFWAPPTPRHSRCPPNHTVSSASLSLPSRHRLFLTYRHCRNFSILLEPSGCSKDTFLVLAIKSQPGHVERRAAIRSTWGRVGGWARGRQLKLVFLLGVAGPAPPAQLLAYESREFDDILQWDFTEDFFNLTLKELHLQRWVVAACPQAHFMLKGDDDVFVHVPNVLEFLDGWDPAQDLLVGDVIRQALPNRNTKVKYFIPPSMYKATHYPPYAGGGGYVMSRATVRRLQAIMEEAELFPIDDVFVGMCLRRLGLSPMHHAGFKTFGIRRPLDPLDPCLYRGLLLVHRLSPLEMWTMWALVTDEGLKCAAGPIPQR encoded by the exons ATGCTTCCTCCCCAGCCTTCCGCAGCCCACCAGGGAAGGGGCGGTAGGAGTGGCCTTTTACCAAAG GGACCGGCGATGCTCTGCAGGCTGGGCTGGCTGGTCTCGTACAGCTTGGCTGTGCTGTTGCTCGGCTGCCTGCTCTTCCTGAGGAAGGAGGCCAAGCCCGCAGGAGACCCCATGGCCCACCAGCCTTTCTGGGCTCCCCCAACACCCCGTCACAGCCGGTGTCCACCCAACCACACAGTGTCTAGCGCCTCTCTGTCCCTGCCTAGCCGTCACCGTCTCTTCTTGACCTATCGTCACTGCCGAAATTTCTCTATCTTGCTGGAGCCTTCAGGCTGTTCCAAGGATACCTTCTTGGTCCTGGCCATCAAGTCACAGCCTGGTCACGTGGAGCGACGTGCGGCTATCCGCAGCacgtggggcagggtggggggctgGGCTAGGGGCCGGCAGCTGAAGCTGGTGTTCCTCCTAGGGGTGGCAGGACCCGCTCCCCCAGCCCAGCTGCTGGCCTATGAGAGTAGGGAGTTTGATGACATCCTCCAGTGGGACTTCACTGAGGACTTCTTCAACCTGACGCTCAAGGAGCTGCACCTGCAGCGCTGGGTGGTGGCTGCCTGCCCCCAGGCCCATTTCATGCTAAAGGGAGATGACGATGTCTTTGTCCACGTCCCCAACGTGTTAGAGTTCCTGGATGGCTGGGACCCGGCCCAGGACCTCCTGGTGGGAGATGTCATCCGCCAAGCCCTGCCCAACAGGAACACTAAGGTCAAATACTTCATCCCACCCTCAATGTACAAAGCCACCCACTACCCACCCTATGCTGGTGGGGGAGGATATGTCATGTCCCGAGCCACAGTGCGGCGCCTCCAGGCTATCATGGAAGAGGCTGAACTCTTCCCCATTGATGATGTCTTTGTGGGTATGTGCCTGAGGAGGCTGGGGCTGAGCCCCATGCACCATGCTGGCTTCAAGACATTTGGAATCCGGCGGCCCCTGGACCCCTTAGACCCCTGCCTGTATAGGGGGCTCCTGCTGGTGCACCGCCTCAGCCCCCTCGAGATGTGGACCATGTGGGCACTGGTGACAGATGAGGGACTCAAGTGTGCAGCTGGCCCCATACCCCAGCGCTGA